In Mixophyes fleayi isolate aMixFle1 chromosome 4, aMixFle1.hap1, whole genome shotgun sequence, the following proteins share a genomic window:
- the LOC142153177 gene encoding E3 ubiquitin/ISG15 ligase TRIM25-like — protein sequence MASADLRQELDCSICLNIYTDPVTLRCGHNFCRVCIDCVLDTLEGSGVYTCPDCRAECQERPALQRNITLCNIVGSFLSTQSDQEKTGIFCTYCVDSPVPAAKSCLLCEASLCDKHLRVHSKSAEHVLSDPTTSLRNRKCSIHNKILEYYCTEDTACICVSCSLAGEHHGHRVEILDEASEKKKEKLRNALLKLTRKREETDKRVQRLQENRKEDQEKAAGITKRATALFRDIRRQLDDLEKRVLNEISRQEESVSLSVSDLIQQLEIKKDELSRKMCHIEELCNMSDPVTVLQEPDTGDLCDTEARERHGDQIHGVGDLDVALISGKLDTLSDIITGLNKGMYVQEATDILLDVNTGNITLSEIRTAINAGIYVQDPSDLLLDINTAGNNINISGDMKTVSWTNVTQKRTETPERFQCNQVLSTRRFLSGRQYWEVEISKSGWWRVGMCYPSIDRRGRQSYIGDNNKSWCLCRGWYNNNNQYSVIHDRKEIRLPDNIPYDRVRIYLDYEAGQLSFYSLCNPIRHLHTITATFTEPLHAALWVWGGCIKISGGVRKSEN from the coding sequence atggcgtctgctgatctgagacaggagctggactgttccatctgcctgaacatttatacagatcctgtaacactgagatgtggacacaacttctgccgggtctgtattgatTGTGTGCTGGATACACTggaggggtctggagtttatacctgtcctgattgcagagcagagtgtcaggagcgtCCTGCACTGCAGAGGAACATAACTCTGTGTAACATAGTGGGGAGTTTCCTGTCTACTCAGTCAGATCAGGAGAAGACTGGGATATTCTGCACTTACTGTGTGGactctcctgtacctgctgctaaatcctgtctgttgtgtgaagcttctctgtgtgataaacacctgagagtacacagcaagtcagcagaacatGTCTTATCTGATCCCACCACTTCCCTGAGGAACAGAAAATGCTCCATCCATAATAAAATCTTGGAGTATTACTGCACTGAGGAcactgcctgtatctgtgtgtcctgcagtTTGGCCGGAGAACATCATGGGCACCGTGTGGAGATACTGGATGAGGCCTCTGAAAAGAAGAAGGAGAAGCTGAGAAATGCTCTGCTGAAACTGAccagaaagagagaggagactgacaAAAGAGTCCAGAGACTGCAGGAGAACAGGAAAGAAGATCAGGAAAAAGCAGCTGGTATAACAAAGAGAGCcactgccctgtttagagacatAAGGAGACAGCTGGATgacctagagaagagagtcctgaaTGAGATCTCCAGGCAGGAGGAGAGtgtttcactctcagtctctgatctgatccaacagctggaaataaagaaggacgagctgtccaggaagatgtgtcacattgaggagctgtgtaacatgtctgatccagtgactgtcttacaggaaccagacacaggtgacttgtgtgatactgaggCAAGAGAGAGACATGGTGATCAGATCCATggtgtaggagatctggatgtAGCTCTCATCTCAGGGAAATTAGACACATTATCTGACATAATAACAGGTCTAAATAAAGGGATGTATGTACAGGAAGCTACAGATATATTACTGGATGTAAATACAGGCAATATTACATTATCTGAAATACGAACAGCTATAAATGCCGGGATCTATGTGCAGGATCCTTCAGACCTATTACTGGATATCAACACTGCtggtaataatataaatatttcaggTGACATGAAAACTGTATCTTGGACAAATGTAACCCAAAAGCGCacagaaacaccagagagatttcagTGTAATCAGGTATTAAGCACCAGGAGATTTTTATCAGGGCGTCAATACTGGGAAGTGGAGATCAGTAAATCAGGGTGGTGGagggtagggatgtgttatcccagtatagacaggagaggaCGTCAGTCATATATTGGAGATAATAACAAGTCCTGGTGTTTATGTAGGGggtggtataataataataatcagtattCAGTGATACATGACAGGAAAGAGATCCGGTTACCTGACAATATCCCCTATGATAGagtgaggatatatctggattatgaggctggacagctgtccttttattctctgtgtaatccgatcagacacttacacaccatcactgccaccttcactgagccccttcatgctgcattatggGTCTGGGGAGGTTGTATAAAGATATCTGGGGGAGTCAGAAAATCGGAGAACTGA